gtcctccatttttgacggtccaaaatgcatatttagggtgcatcaaaataatccacacgactccagtcgacaaataaagttcttctgaatgcaaacgattgattatttttagtaacaaaacaatacttataaacTTTAACTACAGATGTTCGCTTCTGTGCATCACTGTGACGCGCACTCATGAGAGAGATGacataagctcattggtaaggtcacgcgtcatgtggaggaggcagggagcacgtcattgtttacaataaaaacttgcacagaccacagaccaatcgccgttcacaaaccaaaacagtccaaaacaatttcaaaacaatataaaataatataaaaaataatttccaaataataataaaaaaaaaaagtgtaaacaatgacgtgcttcctgactcctcctccacgtgacgtgtgaatttaccaatgagcttacgtcatccctctcatgagcgcacgtcacagagatgcattattttgatgcaccctaaatatgcattttggaccgtcaaaaaatggagtacattcacttacattgtttagaggaggaggcctgaaatgaagtcctaaaaatcttaaattctgttttgatgaagaaagaaactccgatacatcttggatggcctgagggtgagtaaattatcagcaaattaaaatttttgggtgaactattcttttaagacagATTAGTCGTCTAGTCATTCTTGTAACCCAACGACTAGttaatttgaaaaatatgtagttttgcacatccctattgCATACACATATTTGTTATTTAACAAATAAAGCTAAGCTTAATTCTGCTCACATCTTGCCAAATACATATCCagaaaatgtctcttttaatttaaaatgctttAGTATTGCATGGCAGGCaagtaattatttgtattattatttatttatttttcatttcagtgGGAGGAAATCAgtggtgtggatgagaaatacAAGCCCATTCGCACATACCAGGTATGCAACGTGATGGAGCCCAGCCAGAACAACTGGCTCCAGACGGGCTGGATATGGCGGCAGGGTGGCCAGCGCATCTTCATCGAGTTGCAATTCACCCTGCGCGACTGCAACAGCATCCCCGGCGTGTCCGGCAGTTGCAAAGAGACCTTCAACCTCCTCTATGCAGAGTCGGACTGGGACCTGGGCCGCGTCGTCCGTGAGGACCGCTACAGTAAAATTGACACGATTGCGGCGGACGAAAGTTTTACTCAGGGCGATTTAGGTGAACGCAAAATGAAGCTTAACACTGAAGTCCGTGAGATCGGACATCTCAATCGCAAAGGATTCCATCTGGCCTTTCAGGATGTTGGTGCATGTGTTGCGCTAGTTTCCGTAAGAGTGTATTACAAGCGATGCTTGTCAACAGTGCAGAATTTAGCCGTGTTTCCGGATACAGTAGCTGAAGCGGCATTCTCTACGCTGGTGGAGGTGAGAGGGTCGTGCGTGAATAACTCGGAGGTGGACACAGACAGTCCTCCCAGAATGCATTGCAGTGCGGAAGGGGAGTGGCTGGTCCCCATCGGAAAATGCAGCTGTAGTGCTGGATATGAAGAGGGACACAGCAGCTGTGAGGGTAAGTCAAACCTCCTGAAACTGTAAAGAGCTTATGTAAAGTGCAGACATAAAggcttggccaacacattgcaaCATATTTAAAGTGCATTTTTTGTGATACTGCGGTGGTAACCATTAACAAACCAGTACCCAAATGGACAAAAGAGTTATGTTAAAATTTTTGTGTTATTATTTAGGTTGCAATCTTAAAACATTAGATCAAACTCTTGCTATGACTGTAGAGATGAGAAAGCTCACACTTTCTCATCTGAAGAAACTAAAGTTGTCCAAAGTAGTAAAGAACACTATACTATTGCCCACTATAGCGCAACAAGAATACAATGTTTACAAGagttgcattatgaattgcgtTGACACATTTCGGAATTAAAGTGTCTGCATTCGCGTTCTTGCAAAGAGAATATTTTAGGCCTCGACACCAGCTGTAAATTGGCACAAAcagttaaaagggatagttcacccaaaatgaaaattgtcaaaaTTTTACTCACCTTTTTGTTGTTCCGAACATTGTCGAGtttatctgattacaaagtaattagctaTTGTAATCTAgttactttttattaaaaaagtagtgtaccacattacagtacattttaaatccttgtaatcatattacagttactgactttcagtgaaagtaattacttttaagtacattacttgcactaaaataatatgtataacacatttaaaatattaattcatatgtacgtctgttagcGTTtctaataattagtaatttgattacttttcagatgaagtaatcagtaaagtaatcttattacacTTTAGAAAAGTAAATTATAGTGGATTACATATTTTAAGTAACGTAGCCAACACTGGTTCCGAACCCATAGGACTTTCTTTTTCAGTGGAGCAGAGGAGatatgcatctttttttccacacaattaaaaaaataatccttttatgttccacagaacaaagaaagtcatacaggtgttgggtgaactatctctttatttATGTACATATAAAACCAAGTTTGAAACcctttaattgttaattttacaCAAAGTAACCTTGATGAAATCAAAGCAGTCTTTGCCATTTTACTTATTTACACAATTGCTCAGCATTAAAACTGCAACTTCCTTTCAAGTTCAGAGGATTTGGTCGGATTGCATTTTTAGACGTGTTAAAGAGTTTGAGGTGAGAGGATGGATTTAGAACCTCTCAGGTCTTTCATTTGACGTGGGTCAGTGGCATCAACAGTCGATCGTTCAGTCTCACTTTCATAGGTCAGAAGTACGTCAACACTGACAGGGAGAGTGTCATGCACTGTCATACTCTCTCACTTGCACTGAGATCATGCCTCTGTCTATCGGAGAGACAGTGTTTGGGTGGTGGGATCTCTCCTCCTCCTACAGCTGTATGTCATTTGACCAGTGCTTCACTGCATTCTCATCAGGTGCCGCATGACgtgctgtggatgtgtgtgtgtgtgtttgtcagtgtgATTTTTCACAGCCCATCTTGTAGAATTGTGATGCAGTGTGGGAGTTGTAGTCAGATCACACGTACAGTGGCAGGCTGTTACAACAGATCCTGcataggcctgtcacgataactacttttgttggacgatatattgtcccagaaataatagcaataaactatattattgtcattttaagaccataTTATGCCACTGatatgataatataatataatagcataataatgcaagtacaccctttcaaagagcaatgaacttttaattcttaagaatctTCAGA
The sequence above is a segment of the Myxocyprinus asiaticus isolate MX2 ecotype Aquarium Trade chromosome 34, UBuf_Myxa_2, whole genome shotgun sequence genome. Coding sequences within it:
- the LOC127424920 gene encoding ephrin type-A receptor 7-like isoform X2 gives rise to the protein MELFKAFLSVLWIIFLNRNEESRAEEVVLLNSKESQAELGWTSYPSNGWEEISGVDEKYKPIRTYQVCNVMEPSQNNWLQTGWIWRQGGQRIFIELQFTLRDCNSIPGVSGSCKETFNLLYAESDWDLGRVVREDRYSKIDTIAADESFTQGDLGERKMKLNTEVREIGHLNRKGFHLAFQDVGACVALVSVRVYYKRCLSTVQNLAVFPDTVAEAAFSTLVEVRGSCVNNSEVDTDSPPRMHCSAEGEWLVPIGKCSCSAGYEEGHSSCEGVLGQTELDLC